The Triticum dicoccoides isolate Atlit2015 ecotype Zavitan chromosome 6A, WEW_v2.0, whole genome shotgun sequence genome has a window encoding:
- the LOC119318133 gene encoding nicotianamine aminotransferase 1-like, with protein sequence MENGGDAKWRFGAGNPAVQASGRQSLRALVTRVFDCVDRNDPRPVAPLGHGDPSAFACFRTAAAAEEAVAATALSGKHNRYSSAGGVLEARSAVAAYLSRELPYELSTGDVVVTAGCNHAIEIMMAVLASPGANVLLPRPGYPMYESRAALCGLEFRRFDLLPEKEWEVDLDGVEALADENTVAMVIVNPNNPCGCVYSYDHLAKIAETARKLGIMVISDEVYDHCAFGSKPFVPMGVFGETAPVVTIGGISKRWMVPGWRLGWIAATDPKGVLRDKNVLQSIMSYCAISVDAVTFVQGALPQILANTEKAFFEKAMDVMRSAAEICYRKVEGIECITCPHKPEGSMFVMVKLDLSCLDGIADDVDFCTKLAREESVVICPGSGLGMKNWLRITFAVDPGLLEDGMERVKSFCQRHGKAKELK encoded by the exons ATGGAGAACGGCGGCGACGCGAAATGGCGCTTCGGGGCGGGGAACCCGGCGGTCCAGGCGAGTGGCCGGCAGAGCCTCCGCGCCCTCGTCACCCGCGTCTTTGACTGCGTCGACAGGAACGACCCGCGGCCCGTCGCGCCGCTCGGCCACGGCGACCCCTCCGCATTCGCGTGCTTCCGCACCGCggccgccgccgaggaggccgtcgccgccaccgccctgTCAGGCAAGCACAACAGATACTCCTCCGCCGGCGGCGTGCTGGAGGCGCGCAG CGCCGTCGCGGCGTACCTGTCCCGGGAGCTCCCCTACGAGCTGTCGACGGGGGACGTGGTCGTCACGGCCGGCTGCAACCACGCCATCGAGATCATGATGGCCGTGCTGGCCTCTCCGGGCGCCAACGTGCTGCTGCCGCGGCCGGGGTACCCGATGTACGAGTCGCGCGCCGCGCTGTGCGGCCTCGAGTTCCGGCGCTTCGACCTCCTGCCGGAGAAGGAATGGGAGGTGGACCTCGACGGCGTGGAGGCCCTCGCCGACGAGAACACCGTGGCCATGGTCATCGTCAACCCCAACAACCCCTGCGGGTGCGTCTACTCGTACGACCACTTGGCCAAG ATTGCGGAGACGGCGAGGAAGCTCGGGATCATGGTGATCAGCGACGAGGTGTACGACCACTGCGCGTTCGGGAGCAAGCCGTTCGTGCCGATGGGCGTGTTCGGGGAGACAGCTCCGGTGGTGACCATCGGCGGCATCTCCAAGCGGTGGATGGTGCCGGGCTGGCGACTTGGCTGGATCGCAGCCACGGATCCCAAGGGGGTCCTCAGGGACAAGAAC GTCCTACAGTCGATCATGAGCTACTGCGCCATCTCGGTGGACGCCGTGACGTTCGTGCAGGGAGCTCTGCCGCAGATCCTCGCCAACACGGAGAAGGCCTTCTTCGAGAAGGCCATGGACGTGATGAGGTCGGCGGCGGAGATATGCTACCGGAAGGTGGAGGGCATCGAGTGCATCACCTGCCCGCACAAGCCGGAGGGGTCCATGTTCGTCATGGTGAAGCTGGACCTCTCCTGCTTGGACGGCATCGCCGACGACGTCGACTTCTGCACCAAGCTCGCCCGCGAGGAGTCCGTCGTCATTTGCCCAG GGAGTGGACTAGGAATGAAGAACTGGCTCCGTATTACGTTTGCTGTCGATCCAGGCCTTCTCGAGGATGGCATGGAGAGGGTCAAGTCTTTCTGCCAAAGGCATGGCAAAGCCAAGGAGTTGAagtga